DNA sequence from the Pseudomonas tritici genome:
AGTATCGCGCAAGCTTATGTTTTAGTGGTCGTAAGATCCCTGGGACGTTTACCGATCTGGCAGTAGTTGATTCTTATCGTGAGGCCGAGGGAATAGTAGGCGAGAGTAAAAAGCTTGCCGCGCGATCGAAGGCCCATAAGGAAGAATACCATCTTGCCCACCCAAGCCCCCATGTGGCCGCTGAAAATGTATCAAATGTAGATTACACGCGACCACCTAAACCATTCAACGGAGGCAAGCGTCATGGCAGCTGATCATATTAGACAGGATCTTAAGCATTATTTAGATTTAGATGTTGATGCTAGGAAAGTAATAATGCTGCAAGATATATGGATAGACTATTCTCCTAGTGAAAAAATATTCCAAATTATGAATAACATCGAAATGGCTCCGAAGCGGATTACTGCTCCAGCATTATTAGTGAGTGGCGTGGGCGGAACAGGCAAAACGGCAATTGTCAGGCAAATTAAAAATAGAATCACGAATAGCAGCGGATTGATCTTTGTAAATATGGCCGCCGACCCTGACGAACTTGAGCGGAAAAAGGATTTAAAATCTGAAATATACAAAGAATTAGGCGTCCCTCTTTCATCTGCGGGTTTGCGCGGAAAATCATCAGTCTCACTGCCTAGAGAACTTGTGGAAGTGCTAAGCCTAAGGTCAAAGTGGGGGCTTGTCATAGATGAGTTTCACGATCTTCTGCTCGTTGGCAAGCATGAGCAGAGAATGAACGGGTCGATGTTGAAAACCTTGCTTAGCGACCCCTACGGAATGAAACTGTTCGCATTTGGAGCAGTTGGGGCACGAAGAGTCCTAAATGCAAAAATCGAAACCAAAAGGAGATTTACTGAGGTTCTATTGGATGATTGGTCGGAAAGCGAAAACTTCCGATCATTTTTATTAGGGCTGGAGCAGTGTCTTCCGTTGAAAGAGCCATCTAGGCTTTATGAAAAAAAATTGACACAGTTAATATTGGTTTCTACAAGCGGTCGGATGGATAAGGTTATAGATTTAATACGCTCTGCCGGCTGTTATGCGTTGATGCGCAGACTTGAGCGTATAGATGAAGCCTGCATCGTAAGCGCTACAGCTGACCCATGGGGCTTTTGATGAAGCTCCTGAGTCAGTGTGTTAGTCCTTTTAAGGATGAGACCCTTAGCTCATGGCTCTACCGTATTTCTCTTCAGCGAAAAGTCATAGATATCAATCGGGTAATTATTCTACCAAAAGTGAAGATATTATGGGACGGCCCGGTCCCACATAGTATTGATTTTGACTTCGATTTTTCCTCTGATTTTGCCAAAAATGCTCTTCTAATTACCGGCTTGAGCAGTAAAGTAATTACAAAAACGTTTGCGCCACAAACCCATAAATTAGTTAGCTGGGCGCGTCGTACGCTATTTTGTAAGAGTTGCCTAAGCGCAGACATTGCTTCTGGTCAATTGCCAGGGTGGCGTAAAAGCTGGTGTTATAGAGAATCCGTGCATTGCGTTTATCACAGAGAAGAACTTGTTAGCTTGGAACAAGCCCCTACCATCTCTAAATCATGGGATGCGTTTGTACAGAACGTGCATGCCATGCACCCCAGGCCCACTATTAACGTCGAACGACTCTCTCTATTGTGTTTTAACCTGTCTCATAGGATTTCCAAACGTAAAAAAGAGTGCTCACTTACTGAATTAGAATTGTTTGCGAAATTATTTGACGTATTTCTAATGGCTCGTACGTTCAGATCCCGAGCAGGAGTGGCACATTACACGTTTGGCTCAAGATCGGTTCCGTTTCTCGAGCGCGTTACATCTTATGCTGATTCAATCAAATATGGGGCAGAGGTTTCTGGCGCAAGGGCTAAATATGGAAGTCTCTTCATGGTAGCGTATTTGATGGACCTATTGACAGATCGCGAAATAGACACCATCGCAAATGTTGCCGGAGTGGTAAATATTTCATTTCCATCCTCAGAATCCATTATTCCTACAATATATTTTGGGTGTTGTGATGTTTCTGATTATGAATATCTACATGGTTTTTTGGGGGGGTTTAAACGTATTCCTGGTAGCAAGATAGATATTTTGTTTGCTCGACTTGAAAGGGATGTCGGTCAGCGTATTTTTTGCCGAGACTTTAAATTTGGCTCCAGATAGCTGTTTAATTTCACTTGACTATCAATATTTTATAGAATGCAGCATCATTTTATTTGTATATGTTTTAGCGGTCGTTTATCAGTCTAATTTTCATAGAGTGTACGGCCGATTATTCGAAATCTCGTTATTGGTAATAAAGTTTAAGTTATTAGGTGGCTCTGAACTCGGCACTTATA
Encoded proteins:
- a CDS encoding TniB family NTP-binding protein, encoding MAADHIRQDLKHYLDLDVDARKVIMLQDIWIDYSPSEKIFQIMNNIEMAPKRITAPALLVSGVGGTGKTAIVRQIKNRITNSSGLIFVNMAADPDELERKKDLKSEIYKELGVPLSSAGLRGKSSVSLPRELVEVLSLRSKWGLVIDEFHDLLLVGKHEQRMNGSMLKTLLSDPYGMKLFAFGAVGARRVLNAKIETKRRFTEVLLDDWSESENFRSFLLGLEQCLPLKEPSRLYEKKLTQLILVSTSGRMDKVIDLIRSAGCYALMRRLERIDEACIVSATADPWGF
- a CDS encoding TniQ family protein, which translates into the protein MKLLSQCVSPFKDETLSSWLYRISLQRKVIDINRVIILPKVKILWDGPVPHSIDFDFDFSSDFAKNALLITGLSSKVITKTFAPQTHKLVSWARRTLFCKSCLSADIASGQLPGWRKSWCYRESVHCVYHREELVSLEQAPTISKSWDAFVQNVHAMHPRPTINVERLSLLCFNLSHRISKRKKECSLTELELFAKLFDVFLMARTFRSRAGVAHYTFGSRSVPFLERVTSYADSIKYGAEVSGARAKYGSLFMVAYLMDLLTDREIDTIANVAGVVNISFPSSESIIPTIYFGCCDVSDYEYLHGFLGGFKRIPGSKIDILFARLERDVGQRIFCRDFKFGSR